A genomic region of Candidatus Delongbacteria bacterium contains the following coding sequences:
- a CDS encoding glycosyltransferase family 2 protein, protein MIVEFLISTMNRTDLKFLESMFQNNEIHDVNAVVINQCTKIDIPDIRSEYKNIKVISVNEKGLSRSRNLALKNATGDILVIADDDVTYEKDVVNKIKSAYEQLIDADIITFRVKVDDSKMFKNYPKTIVKHNYRTINKISSIEISFKRNKVEGVVFDNFFGLGSEFPMGEENIFLHDLLKKGKMMWYHPSTIVCHEEITSGIQADAKQYYETKGAVYYRMFSILFIIANIIFLIRHKEIHRKKNISFFNAFLIMFEGGVKYRSNKSKAIKLDYL, encoded by the coding sequence ATGATCGTTGAATTTCTAATATCAACTATGAACAGAACTGATTTGAAATTTTTGGAATCAATGTTTCAAAATAACGAAATACACGATGTTAATGCAGTTGTTATTAATCAGTGTACAAAAATAGATATACCGGATATAAGATCAGAATATAAGAATATTAAAGTTATATCAGTTAACGAAAAGGGACTTTCTAGGAGTCGAAATCTAGCCCTAAAAAATGCAACTGGAGACATTCTGGTAATTGCTGACGACGATGTTACATATGAAAAGGATGTTGTGAATAAAATCAAATCTGCATACGAACAATTAATTGATGCTGATATTATTACTTTTCGTGTAAAGGTTGATGATTCAAAAATGTTTAAAAATTATCCTAAAACTATCGTGAAGCATAATTATAGGACAATCAACAAAATTTCTTCAATTGAGATTTCTTTTAAAAGGAATAAAGTAGAAGGTGTTGTTTTTGATAACTTTTTCGGTTTAGGTAGTGAGTTCCCAATGGGAGAAGAGAATATATTTCTGCATGATTTGTTAAAGAAGGGGAAAATGATGTGGTATCACCCTAGTACGATTGTATGTCACGAAGAAATAACTTCAGGAATACAAGCTGACGCAAAACAATATTATGAAACAAAGGGTGCTGTTTATTATAGGATGTTTTCGATATTATTTATAATCGCCAATATAATATTTTTAATTAGGCATAAAGAGATTCATAGAAAAAAGAATATTTCATTTTTTAATGCTTTTCTAATTATGTTTGAAGGTGGAGTCAAATATCGTTCAAATAAAAGTAAAGCTATTAAACTTGATTATTTATGA